The Candidatus Cloacimonadota bacterium DNA segment ATTCGTGTTCTTACTCATGAGATCATGAATTCTATCACACCAATAGCTTCGATTTCTTCAACGATCAACTCCATGCTTCAGGAAATAGAGAGTGATGCTGATGTGAAGGACGCAGGAGATGTAGATCCGGAGACAATCGAAGATATAAGAGAAGCTTTAACAACGATCCATAAACGAAGTACAGGACTCCTTCACTTTGTAGAGACATATAGAAATCTTACCCGTATCCCCAAACCGAACTTTCAAATATTCCAGATTAAGAATATTTTCAACCATGTGGATGTGCTTCTTGAAGAGGAATTTAAATCAAAGAATATTGCTTTTTCTTACTCGATCTATCCACAGAGTCTTGAGTTGACAGCTGATGAGGATCTTGTACAGCAGGTTGTGATCAATTTGCTTAGAAATGCAATCCACGGAGTTGAGCTTAACGAGAAACCTTTGATAGAATTAAAGGCGTATGTCAGCGAGAGAGGGCGTGTTGTTATTCAGGTGGTCGATAATGGGACGGGCATACCAGCGGATTCGATTGAGAAGATTTTTATTCCATTTTATACGACTAAGAAGGAGGGATCTGGTATCGGGCTGAGTTTATCACGCCAGATCATGCGACTGCATGGGGGAACGATCACGGTGAATTCCGAGCCAAATGTTAAGACTGAGTTTACGTTAAGGTTTTAGAATTTCCAATAACCAATATTCAATAATCAGAATACATGTCATCATTGGACATTTCTTGCTTATCGTGGTGTAGCGAAGTAAAGACGGATTGATTATTAGTTATTCTTTCGATCTAATCCAGATTTGTATTTATCTATTTTGTGTTGTCAGCGAATGAACAAATTCCTGTGTTGTTCTGACTACCCGTTTGGCAAGAGAATCATTCAGAGAAGCGCAGATCTTAGCGCAGATTGCCATATCACTTTTTAGAAAGTTGAGAAGGTCCTCATAGGGAAATCGAATGATCACAAGCTCTTCAAGCGCTTTGACATATGCAGTTCGCTGAACCGGTATGATAAAATTTATCTCTCCGAATGTTTCACCATTGTACAATGTTGTGATGTGTTGTTCTCTGTTATTTTTATCAACAAAACAGATGGAGACTGAACCTTTTTGAATGACAAAAATGTCCCTGTTTTTATCGCTTTCCTCAAGAATATATGAGCCCGTCTTAAACGTTTCTTTTTTTGTGATCTTCAGAACCGAAGCTAACTCTTTGTCATTGAGATACTTAAGAAGTTCATTGTCGTTCTCACGGGTGAAAATGTTCATGAGAGTAAAAATGAGGGGATTGAGAATGATCTCAATCCCCGAAAATCTTATTGGAAACTCACCATAATGTGCGCGGCGAGTTTGTTTAATTCCTGAACCTGAAGTTTTGAATAGGTTTGGTCTTCTGAAGAATAGATTATGTCTTTTATTTTGCTAACATCTAGGATGGCATTCTGGTAATACTGCTCCTCAAGAAGATCTTGATCGGATATATTTGGCAGGTCATGCAAAAGAGCATTGACCACAGACTTGTTTGCAAGGATCGAGGTGATCTCAGGATCTTTGTAATTTTCCATGATAAGGTATGAAGCATTCTCAAGACCCCGTGTCCATCCACCGAACTGGATAAGAATGACGGAGTCAAAATTCTCTAGATTATATAATTCGTCTGTAACATCGCTTTCATACTCTTCGATCTTGGTTTCAACTTTTTCCCAGTCATTATCATCGAGCATGATCTTCAGGGAGTCTGATAGCTTGAGAAATTCATCACTCACATTAAGTATCTCGGCAAAGTTCACGAGCTCTTTTGTTATATCCAGCAAAATGTCTTTATTCTTAGCTTTTACTGCCATAAGTGCATCTGCAACATCTGCACCGAGATCAAAAGCAACCTGTGGAAGTGTTTTGGGATCCGGCTTGACCCTCATTTTCAAAACGCTGTTGAAATTTACACCAGAAAGTTTTGTCAGATCATCCAGGATCATTGAGAAAGGAACATGCTGGGTGTGATAGATCTTCACGATCACTTCACCTTCAGACACATCCTGCTTGGGTGCTTTTTCTTTTTTGGCGCAGCCAAGTATTGCAACAAGTACAATGAGCACTAAACAAATAAATCTTTTCATTCGTCCTCCGCAATCATACAATAAATCATAACTTCTTTTTATAAAAACAAACTATTAAAAAAATGCTGTCAACAAATCTATGGAAATGCATGAATTATTTAAACTTGAATCGTATGACAAAATAAGTGATTACGTTAATGAAAAATCCATAAATAAGGGCTATCAGTACATTTGAGTTATAGGTATTATACGTCTTACCAAAAAAGATTTTTTTACTGCTCAGGAAATGGTTCTTGGGATCGTTCAGGAACCTGCCGTCGATCCTTGAAACTGCAATATTGATGTCTTCATTCACAAATCTATCCGGGTCGTTATTCATCAGGAGTTTTGCTTTTTTGTTACGAATCATCTTAATAACTGCATTGAATTCAGAGAGGGGTATTTCATTTCTGGACTTCATATCAAAGAGCACGTCCTCTTGAATGTTGAGGTCGTTTAATTTCCGTTTATAGAAGTTTAGCTTCGCTTGTGCAGTGAACAAGCCTTCAAAAAGCCATCTCGATGGCATGATATGGCAGAACTCAGGTATGACTGATTCGGGATTTACTTTAACAACACGGTTCATTTTCTCGAACTCGATAACTGCACCGGCGAAGATCATCTGGGGAATAAGAACAAGCGGTAGGATGTTTATCATTGCTTTTCTGTCCTTAATAAGTGCAGATGCTAAAAGTCCAATCGAAAATCCGATAAAAGCAGAAAGGAGCAGGTAGCCGACATACACGAAGAAGACACCTCTTATTTCAAGGATAAATCCCGCAATAATACAATAAATTGCTGCCTGAACGAACGCAAAGATAGCGAGGGTAATATTTTTTACGATCAAATACAAACTGCTGCGAATACGAAGTTTCTTCTCACGCATGAGGATTCGCTTCTCGGAAAATATCTCATCAAGACTATTTGATAAACCAAGAAAGATGAACACAATAATCGATATGAAAATGAAGATCTTCATGTTTATATTCTGGGCAAACGAATAAGATTCTCCAGCTGGAGCATAGCGAAGCACAACCGAGATGAGAATCGCTAAAACCGGAGCTGCCATGAAGGTCACAATAAGATTGGTTCTGTTCTTAAGTTTATTGAGGATGTTCCGTATAAACAGGTAGTAGAATTGTGAGAAATATTCTCTCAAAGAAGTTTTTTTATGTGAGATGGTTTTTTTATTTAATTTTTCCTCAACCTCATCATCAGGAATATTTTTAGTCTTTCTCTTCATGAGTTCAAAAAGCTGATATTTTTCAAACTTAGCTTTCCAGTGTTGCGGAGGAAATTTTCTTAACTCCTCACGTGCACCTTCGATCGAATAAGATTTCTTATATACAGGATTGCCTTCAGAATCCAGGAGCGGGAATTGTATGATGTCAAAGAGATATTCTGCCATCTTTAATTCCT contains these protein-coding regions:
- a CDS encoding GHKL domain-containing protein, giving the protein MIYKNFKINVLFRVFLLLITLFLLVFVYFRTSFHITLIFIGALVVLEVYSLIYYIDRTNRDLTNLLDSIQYSDFSRTFTIEKESSSYKEFKSAFNKVITKFKTVREEKEEQYHYLQNVLHHVGIALIAFRKNGKVEMINNFAKKLFRINNLRNILLLEDFNKELVDTILKLKSGEHALVKVYDNDELLQLAIFATEFTLNERIIKLVSIQNIQHELEEKEMEAWQKLIRVLTHEIMNSITPIASISSTINSMLQEIESDADVKDAGDVDPETIEDIREALTTIHKRSTGLLHFVETYRNLTRIPKPNFQIFQIKNIFNHVDVLLEEEFKSKNIAFSYSIYPQSLELTADEDLVQQVVINLLRNAIHGVELNEKPLIELKAYVSERGRVVIQVVDNGTGIPADSIEKIFIPFYTTKKEGSGIGLSLSRQIMRLHGGTITVNSEPNVKTEFTLRF
- a CDS encoding cyclic nucleotide-binding domain-containing protein produces the protein MNIFTRENDNELLKYLNDKELASVLKITKKETFKTGSYILEESDKNRDIFVIQKGSVSICFVDKNNREQHITTLYNGETFGEINFIIPVQRTAYVKALEELVIIRFPYEDLLNFLKSDMAICAKICASLNDSLAKRVVRTTQEFVHSLTTQNR